Proteins found in one Bremerella volcania genomic segment:
- a CDS encoding glycosyltransferase family 2 protein, which produces MSVSVVVPIYNEIETIPLLYSSLHGVLANLGRDYEILFVDDGSSDGSTAKLKEVAATDPHVKVVEFRRNYGQTAAMHAGIQHASMDVVITLDGDMQNDPEDIPMMLEKIDEGFDLVHGWRKNRQDAFVNRKLPSKIANWLISKVTKFPIHDLGCTLKAIRREIAVELELYGEMHRFIPILAHQRGAKCVEVVTRHHARRFGQTKYGIGRTTRVVLDLLTVAYMQQFFTSPMKLFGRMGFACLGIAGLSVLTTIGMKLIGQVDMTGNPLLLFAVLSTILGSQMFGMGLLGEVNARIYYASNGNDSYAVRSLTNFDDDSPHSIKMRRQAA; this is translated from the coding sequence ATGAGCGTTTCCGTTGTCGTTCCGATTTACAACGAAATCGAGACCATTCCCCTGCTCTACAGCAGCTTGCACGGCGTGCTAGCAAACCTGGGGCGGGACTATGAGATTTTGTTCGTCGACGACGGTTCCAGCGATGGGTCGACGGCGAAGCTCAAGGAAGTGGCCGCGACCGATCCGCATGTGAAGGTGGTTGAGTTTCGCCGGAACTATGGCCAGACGGCGGCCATGCACGCGGGCATTCAGCACGCGTCGATGGACGTGGTGATCACGCTTGACGGCGACATGCAGAACGATCCGGAAGACATTCCGATGATGCTCGAGAAGATCGACGAAGGCTTCGACCTGGTACATGGCTGGCGGAAGAATCGCCAGGACGCGTTCGTCAATCGCAAGCTTCCTTCCAAGATCGCCAACTGGTTGATCTCGAAGGTGACCAAGTTTCCGATTCATGACCTCGGCTGTACCCTCAAGGCGATTCGCCGCGAGATCGCCGTCGAGCTGGAACTGTACGGCGAGATGCACCGCTTCATCCCGATTCTGGCGCATCAGCGCGGGGCGAAGTGCGTGGAAGTCGTCACGCGGCATCATGCCCGCCGCTTCGGTCAAACGAAGTACGGCATCGGCCGCACCACGCGGGTGGTGCTCGATTTGCTGACCGTCGCCTACATGCAGCAGTTCTTCACCAGCCCGATGAAGCTGTTCGGCCGGATGGGCTTTGCCTGCCTGGGCATTGCGGGTCTTAGCGTGTTGACTACCATCGGCATGAAGCTGATCGGCCAGGTCGATATGACCGGCAACCCGCTACTGCTGTTTGCCGTGCTGAGCACGATCCTCGGCTCGCAGATGTTCGGCATGGGGCTGCTGGGTGAAGTGAATGCCCGGATCTACTATGCTTCCAACGGCAATGATTCGTACGCGGTGCGCAGCCTGACTAACTTCGACGACGATAGTCCGCATTCGATCAAGATGCGTCGCCAAGCCGCTTAG
- a CDS encoding APC family permease, with amino-acid sequence MASEENEKLGVLSTLSIGIGGMVGGGIFAVTGLTVEVTKGGAPAAFLISGIVALLTSYSYLKLTLRYPGEGGTVEFLNRAFGGGILTGAANILLLLSYVVLLAIYAYAFGSYAASFFPKEDQAFWLHKFICAVIVGLFLLNLFASKLVVRSENFFNAAKMILLLAFILFGLATPIEWSRLDYEHYVSAPGLIAGAMLIFLNYEGFELIANASNDVANPKRTLPIAYLGGVAIVMVLYFLIALVVVGHLGFEEVSQSSAHVLSVAADDVMGRTGYIAIAVAAIFATSSAINATFYSTGRLTYIIAKSGELPTELERSIRGQHAEGTFITAALALLIANFVPLEAIATMGSAGFLLIFLGVNVAAVRLAKETGGRVWISALAAISTWIALVVLCIEVDENAATRKHLWILFGMIVLSLAIEVVYRSVTGRKIRLVKWKNHDAK; translated from the coding sequence ATGGCTTCTGAGGAAAACGAAAAGCTGGGCGTGCTCTCGACCCTTTCCATCGGGATTGGTGGAATGGTCGGAGGGGGAATCTTTGCCGTGACCGGGCTGACGGTCGAAGTGACCAAAGGGGGTGCTCCGGCGGCTTTTTTGATTTCGGGAATCGTCGCTCTGCTGACCAGCTACTCGTATCTCAAGCTAACGCTGCGATATCCGGGCGAAGGGGGTACGGTTGAGTTCTTGAACCGGGCCTTCGGCGGAGGCATTCTCACCGGGGCGGCGAACATCCTCCTGCTGCTGAGCTACGTCGTGCTGCTGGCCATCTATGCCTACGCGTTTGGAAGCTACGCGGCCAGCTTCTTTCCCAAAGAGGATCAGGCGTTCTGGCTGCATAAGTTCATTTGCGCGGTGATCGTCGGTTTGTTTCTCTTGAACCTGTTCGCGTCGAAGCTGGTCGTGCGGTCCGAGAATTTCTTCAATGCCGCCAAGATGATCTTGCTGCTGGCATTCATCCTGTTTGGCCTGGCAACGCCGATCGAGTGGAGCCGGCTCGATTACGAGCACTACGTTTCGGCGCCAGGCCTGATCGCCGGCGCCATGCTCATTTTTCTGAACTACGAAGGCTTTGAACTGATTGCCAACGCCTCCAACGACGTGGCCAACCCGAAACGTACGCTGCCCATTGCGTACCTGGGGGGTGTGGCGATCGTCATGGTGCTCTATTTTCTGATCGCGCTGGTCGTCGTCGGACATCTTGGTTTCGAAGAAGTTTCCCAGTCCAGCGCACACGTCCTTTCCGTCGCCGCCGACGACGTCATGGGGCGCACAGGCTACATCGCGATTGCGGTCGCTGCCATCTTCGCGACCAGTTCGGCCATTAACGCCACCTTTTACAGTACCGGAAGACTCACTTACATCATCGCCAAGAGTGGTGAACTACCGACCGAGCTAGAGCGTTCGATCCGCGGTCAGCATGCCGAAGGAACGTTCATCACGGCGGCCCTGGCCCTGCTGATCGCGAACTTCGTTCCTTTGGAAGCCATCGCAACGATGGGCAGTGCTGGCTTTCTGCTAATCTTTCTGGGCGTGAACGTCGCCGCGGTTCGCCTGGCGAAAGAGACCGGCGGCCGGGTATGGATTTCCGCGCTGGCGGCCATTAGCACCTGGATTGCTTTGGTAGTGCTTTGCATCGAAGTCGACGAGAACGCTGCCACCCGGAAACATCTCTGGATTCTCTTTGGCATGATCGTTCTTTCCCTGGCAATCGAAGTCGTCTACCGTAGCGTCACTGGGCGGAAAATTCGCCTGGTGAAATGGAAGAATCACGATGCGAAGTGA
- a CDS encoding DUF1593 domain-containing protein, which produces MRSRALCLVCLWTLAIAGPILAQEPNMPRPRLLVLTDIGGDPDDQQSMVRLMIYANQFRLEGLVASASGTPGELKKAITQPQLIREIVDAYAQVRPNLAKHESNWPEAAQLAACIKSGNPERGRKHIGDKHDTEGSKFLIERIDAGTKDDPLNIAIWGGQTDLAQALWRVKHDRSEAEYQTFVQKLHVYDIADQDGIADWMHDEFPGMFYILSKAPPGEDRRQATFRGMYLTGDLSLTSREWIDQHIRSQGPLGKLYPTKTWTSPNPHGCLKEGDTPSWFFFLPSGGNTPSDPSQPGWGGQYTLAQDGWYRDRPKSSGDPRESVSRWRPEFQKDFAKRMAWCVD; this is translated from the coding sequence ATGCGAAGTCGTGCTTTGTGCCTGGTATGCCTGTGGACTCTTGCCATCGCAGGTCCGATTCTCGCCCAAGAGCCCAATATGCCCCGGCCACGCCTCTTGGTGCTGACCGATATCGGTGGCGACCCCGACGACCAGCAGTCGATGGTTCGCCTGATGATTTATGCGAACCAGTTTCGCCTGGAAGGACTGGTGGCTTCCGCTTCGGGTACGCCTGGCGAGCTGAAGAAAGCGATCACGCAGCCTCAGCTCATTCGCGAGATCGTCGACGCGTACGCCCAGGTACGGCCCAACCTGGCCAAGCACGAGTCGAACTGGCCAGAGGCCGCGCAACTGGCCGCGTGCATCAAGTCGGGCAATCCCGAGCGAGGGCGAAAGCACATCGGCGACAAGCACGACACCGAAGGCTCCAAGTTTCTAATCGAGCGAATCGATGCCGGCACGAAGGACGATCCCTTGAACATCGCCATCTGGGGTGGCCAGACCGACCTGGCTCAGGCACTATGGCGTGTGAAGCATGATCGCAGCGAAGCCGAATATCAAACGTTCGTCCAGAAGCTTCACGTCTACGACATTGCCGACCAGGACGGCATCGCCGATTGGATGCACGACGAGTTCCCCGGCATGTTCTACATCCTCAGCAAAGCCCCGCCGGGAGAGGACCGACGCCAAGCCACCTTCCGCGGGATGTACCTGACCGGAGACCTTTCCCTGACCAGCCGCGAGTGGATCGACCAACACATCCGCTCCCAGGGACCGCTCGGCAAGCTCTATCCGACTAAGACCTGGACCAGTCCCAATCCACATGGCTGCCTGAAGGAAGGGGACACGCCGTCGTGGTTCTTCTTTCTGCCAAGTGGAGGCAACACGCCGAGCGATCCTTCTCAGCCTGGCTGGGGAGGTCAATATACGCTAGCTCAAGACGGATGGTACCGCGACCGGCCAAAAAGCAGCGGCGACCCGCGCGAGTCGGTCTCGCGCTGGAGGCCTGAATTCCAGAAAGACTTCGCAAAACGAATGGCGTGGTGCGTTGACTAA
- a CDS encoding DUF1254 domain-containing protein, which yields MKTTLASMILLLVCLLSPGILSAEDPAADDVATAETAMIYGYPMVMNYAAIYEFFIDTTSSQYKCGFNEVFNTAHVATPADTAVVTPNSDTPYSFFCADLRAEPVVFAVPQIEEDRYFSVQLVDLYTYNYGYVGSRTTGNQGGKYMVAGPNWTGEKPPGIDQVFRCETDFSMAIIRTQLFDPADIENVKKVQKGYQILPLSTFLGEPSPESPPQVNWPKIDKELATKDPYAYLAFLLRFCPTVGQAKVEEPLRAQFMNIGIEAGKPFPCCELSEGQKVALKLGGEKGIAAIKNKVAKIGTEMNSWRVTAAFGDRDFFQGDWTLRAAAAMAGLYGNDAEEATYPLTVQDVDGHPLDSSKQNYALTFPAGQLPPVNAFWSVTMYDGKTQLLIENPIDRYLINSPMLPGMKKNADGSLTIYIQKDSPGKEKEANWLPAPDGPIYLVMRLYWPKTEPPSILPPGKGSWKPPGVVKAD from the coding sequence ATGAAGACCACCTTGGCATCGATGATCTTATTGTTGGTTTGTCTTCTCAGCCCTGGCATCCTTTCCGCCGAGGACCCGGCAGCCGACGATGTCGCCACGGCCGAAACGGCGATGATCTATGGCTATCCGATGGTGATGAACTACGCGGCCATCTACGAGTTCTTCATCGATACGACTTCCAGTCAATACAAGTGCGGCTTCAACGAGGTCTTCAACACGGCCCACGTCGCGACACCCGCCGACACAGCCGTCGTAACGCCCAATAGCGACACGCCCTATTCTTTCTTCTGCGCCGACCTGCGAGCGGAACCGGTCGTCTTTGCCGTGCCGCAAATCGAAGAAGATCGCTACTTCTCGGTGCAGTTGGTCGATCTTTACACCTACAACTATGGTTACGTTGGCAGTCGCACGACCGGCAACCAAGGAGGTAAGTACATGGTCGCGGGACCGAACTGGACCGGTGAGAAGCCCCCTGGCATCGACCAGGTATTCCGCTGCGAAACTGACTTCTCGATGGCCATCATTCGCACGCAGCTGTTCGATCCGGCAGACATCGAGAACGTCAAGAAGGTCCAGAAAGGGTACCAGATCCTGCCCCTCTCGACCTTCCTGGGCGAGCCTTCGCCAGAGAGTCCTCCGCAAGTCAACTGGCCCAAGATCGACAAAGAACTGGCCACCAAAGATCCGTATGCCTACCTGGCATTCCTCTTACGATTCTGCCCCACGGTCGGTCAGGCGAAGGTCGAAGAGCCCCTTCGGGCTCAGTTCATGAACATCGGCATTGAAGCCGGTAAGCCCTTCCCGTGCTGCGAACTTTCCGAAGGGCAGAAAGTTGCTTTAAAGCTCGGCGGCGAAAAGGGAATCGCGGCCATCAAAAACAAGGTCGCTAAGATCGGCACCGAGATGAACAGTTGGCGCGTCACCGCCGCGTTCGGAGATCGCGACTTCTTTCAAGGAGACTGGACTCTACGTGCCGCGGCCGCCATGGCCGGTCTGTACGGTAACGATGCCGAGGAAGCCACTTATCCGCTGACCGTTCAAGACGTCGACGGCCACCCGCTCGACAGCAGCAAACAGAACTACGCCCTCACGTTTCCCGCCGGCCAGTTGCCGCCGGTCAACGCGTTCTGGTCGGTCACCATGTACGACGGCAAGACGCAGCTATTGATCGAAAACCCGATCGATCGTTACCTGATCAATTCCCCCATGCTGCCAGGCATGAAGAAGAATGCCGACGGCTCGCTCACCATCTACATCCAGAAGGATTCGCCGGGCAAGGAGAAAGAGGCCAACTGGCTGCCAGCTCCCGACGGCCCAATCTACCTGGTCATGCGGCTCTACTGGCCCAAGACCGAACCACCATCGATCCTTCCGCCAGGCAAGGGAAGCTGGAAACCGCCAGGGGTCGTCAAAGCCGACTAA